Proteins encoded in a region of the Manduca sexta isolate Smith_Timp_Sample1 chromosome 1, JHU_Msex_v1.0, whole genome shotgun sequence genome:
- the LOC115447705 gene encoding uncharacterized protein LOC115447705: MTSKCNLLIIIYLIMGISGNFQDLDLPNYDYNSYNENNFRKKFIANKKGNVLKNKRTNLLDKYLFNNTVYLNGIIHYEINENNTKYNKINSVENEFKFVLAMDGVKYTYKRGSKWRTWRELVHDGDKKIICYICENIVKGNCSNCHGGGHWTIEDKPPCPYEIFSIKEENEICAKYYTQYTTTDDCPSIIKFENLSVSCDNPIETKWQITRDYRNIKYFPAFICNGKEYCEMTTIYTIDQQGISFRIINSSNNIIYSRIMRNGGKNYACIDDCGYWDPNTKKISSQQHPLSFDLLGKNKKKREDIYGTTVTTLKSSKQLKKSTKPYKNRHLSMAKSAGIKSILELNVESTTMSHCKKLEKMDQEYEDEESDYEY; the protein is encoded by the exons ATGACTTCtaagtgtaatttattaattattatatacctaataatGGGTATTAGCGGAAATTTCCAAGATTTAGATTTACCAAACTACGATTACAATTCATACAACGAAAATAATTTTCGTAAAAAGTTCATTGCAAACAAAAAGGgaaatgtattgaaaaataaaagaacgAATTTGttggataaatatttgttcaacaACACTGTGTATTTAAACGGAATAATAcactatgaaattaatgaaaacaatacaaaatacaataaaattaatagtgtcGAAAATGAGTTTAAGTTTGTGTTAGCAATGGACGGAGTGAAATACACGTACAAAAGGGGATCAAAATGGCGGACTTGGAGGGAATTAGTACATGAtggcgataaaaaaattatttgttatatttgtgaaaatattgttaaaggAAACTGTTCAAACTGCCACGGTGGTGGTCATTGG ACTATAGAAGACAAACCACCGTGTCCATACGAAATATTCTCAATAAAAGAAGAAAACGAAATATGTGCAAAATACTACACTCAATACACCACGACAGACGACTGTCCTTCTATAATAAAGTTTGAGAATCTCAGCGTTAGTTGTGACAACCCTATAGAAACAAAATGGCAGATTACACGAGATTATAggaacattaaatattttcccgcgTTCATATGTAACGGAAAGGAGTATTGTGAAATGACCACTATTTATACT ATTGACCAACAAGGTATATCATTCCGAATAATCAATTCAtcgaataacattatttattcgaGAATAATGAGAAATGGCGGGAAAAATTACGCTTGCATCGACGATTGCGGCTACTGGGATCctaatacgaaaaaaatatcatcacaACAACATCCACTCTCCTTTGACTTATTaggaaaaaacaaaaagaaaagagAAGATATTTATGGCACTACTGTAACAACACTAAAATCGAGTAAACAATTAAAGAAATCGACTAAGCCTTATAAAAATAGACACTTGTCTATGGCAAAAAGCGCgggaataaaatcaatattagaaCTCAATGTCGAGTCTACTACGATGTCACATTGTAAGAAATTGGAGAAAATGGATCAAGAGTATGAAGACGAGGAATCTGATtatgaatattga